One segment of Acidianus sp. HS-5 DNA contains the following:
- a CDS encoding VapB-type antitoxin — translation MIGEIFVKRADDKGRILISGFKGKDVYIIDLGSGYFITDSKEVAEVVSRHASKAFSDEFLKLVEELFPEEVEEIVEKEVVNKVEQ, via the coding sequence ATGATAGGTGAGATTTTCGTAAAGAGAGCTGACGATAAGGGTAGGATTCTTATATCTGGTTTTAAAGGAAAAGATGTTTATATAATAGATTTAGGTTCTGGATATTTTATAACCGACAGTAAAGAAGTTGCAGAAGTTGTGTCAAGACATGCTTCTAAAGCATTTAGTGATGAGTTTCTAAAACTGGTGGAAGAGCTTTTCCCTGAAGAAGTTGAGGAGATCGTAGAAAAGGAGGTCGTAAACAAGGTTGAGCAGTGA
- the tenA gene encoding thiaminase II produces the protein MLTEKMWNAINDIYNAILSHPFIKGLVDGSLAEEKFKYYILQDYLYLREFSRALAIISAKAEKRDESMLFSSHLQSIMRVEGELHNFFMSTWNISEEERAKLIPSPTNLLYTSFLLSTVLYKPYFEAVSAVLPCYWIYMEVGKELLKKGSPNPLYDRWIKTYGGEEYEKGVRAVIEIVNSFKLTPEEDVTAIRTFRITSIMEYMFWDSAYKLEKFPFNF, from the coding sequence ATGTTAACTGAAAAGATGTGGAATGCTATAAACGACATTTATAACGCTATCCTTTCTCACCCTTTTATTAAAGGGTTAGTTGATGGCTCTTTAGCAGAAGAGAAATTCAAATATTATATTCTTCAAGATTACCTTTATTTGAGGGAATTTTCTAGGGCATTAGCAATTATTTCAGCTAAGGCTGAAAAGCGGGATGAATCAATGTTATTCTCTTCCCATCTCCAGAGCATAATGAGAGTAGAAGGAGAGTTACATAATTTCTTCATGAGCACTTGGAACATAAGCGAAGAGGAAAGGGCTAAACTAATTCCGTCGCCCACTAATCTGCTTTATACTTCGTTCCTTTTATCAACTGTACTTTATAAACCGTACTTTGAGGCTGTAAGCGCTGTTTTACCTTGTTATTGGATTTATATGGAGGTAGGAAAGGAGCTATTAAAGAAGGGTTCTCCAAATCCCCTTTACGATAGGTGGATTAAAACTTACGGAGGAGAGGAGTATGAAAAAGGAGTTAGAGCTGTCATAGAAATTGTGAATTCTTTCAAATTAACTCCAGAAGAGGATGTAACTGCAATAAGAACTTTTAGGATTACCTCGATAATGGAATACATGTTCTGGGATTCTGCATATAAGCTAGAAAAGTTTCCATTTAATTTTTAA
- a CDS encoding isochorismatase family cysteine hydrolase, which translates to MVEVPKIPEEKEIELNPHDTALLIVDMQNDFLRKDGKLPVPTAEGTIQPIKDLIRKARDSSTLVIYTQDWHMKDDPEFKIWGEHALAGTWGAEIVDELKPEKDDFLIKKYRYDAFFETPLDYILRVKGIKNLVITGTVANICVLHTAGSAALRWYNVIMPKDGVSAITDFDYYATLRQVDFLYKGKITTSTGIKLNTK; encoded by the coding sequence ATGGTAGAAGTACCTAAAATTCCAGAAGAAAAAGAGATTGAACTTAACCCTCACGATACTGCGCTTCTAATAGTCGATATGCAGAATGATTTCTTAAGAAAAGATGGCAAACTTCCTGTTCCTACTGCTGAAGGAACTATACAGCCCATAAAAGATCTCATAAGAAAAGCAAGAGATTCTTCAACTCTGGTTATTTATACTCAAGACTGGCACATGAAGGACGACCCAGAGTTTAAAATATGGGGAGAACATGCACTAGCTGGAACTTGGGGAGCCGAAATCGTTGACGAACTAAAGCCGGAAAAGGACGACTTCCTAATAAAGAAATATAGGTATGATGCATTTTTCGAGACTCCTCTGGATTACATTCTTAGGGTCAAAGGAATAAAGAACTTAGTAATAACTGGCACTGTTGCAAATATCTGCGTTTTACACACTGCAGGCAGTGCTGCACTTAGATGGTATAACGTTATAATGCCTAAAGACGGAGTTTCAGCAATAACTGACTTTGATTACTATGCTACACTTAGACAAGTAGATTTTCTCTACAAAGGAAAGATAACAACTTCTACCGGAATAAAGCTTAATACTAAATAA
- a CDS encoding citrate synthase/methylcitrate synthase, giving the protein MELRKGLEDTAIKETEITYIDGVLGRLYYRGYSIYDLAEFSNFEETAYLIWFGKLPNRKELQGIKESLAEEREIPEYITEFIKNVRKDANPMDVLRTAVSMLGIEDKTNEELWRKAVKLTAKIPTIISYFDRIRKGLDIIHPDPSLSHAENFLYMMRGEKPSATDSRTMDVAMILHIDHEMNASTFACLVVASTLSDLYSAVTAGISALKGPLHGGANAEALKQFMEIGNKDKVEEYILKKLESGQRIMGFGHRIYKAYDPRAKILKEYARALAKEKGNTELFEIADKVDEIGCKILGRKNIYPNVDFYAGLTFYFLGFDPDLFPTVFASSRIVGWTAHVMEYLKDNKLIRPKAIYKGEIGRKYISIDNRE; this is encoded by the coding sequence TTGGAATTAAGGAAAGGTCTTGAAGATACAGCAATAAAGGAAACAGAAATAACTTATATTGACGGAGTTCTAGGAAGGCTGTACTATAGAGGTTACTCAATTTACGATTTAGCAGAATTCTCAAACTTTGAGGAGACTGCTTATTTGATCTGGTTCGGAAAATTACCTAATAGAAAGGAACTCCAAGGAATAAAGGAAAGCCTCGCTGAAGAAAGGGAAATTCCAGAGTATATTACAGAGTTTATAAAAAATGTTAGGAAAGATGCTAATCCTATGGATGTGTTAAGAACTGCAGTAAGTATGCTTGGGATAGAAGATAAGACTAATGAAGAACTCTGGAGGAAGGCTGTAAAGCTAACTGCTAAGATACCAACAATTATTTCATATTTTGATAGGATTAGAAAAGGGCTAGACATTATACATCCTGATCCTTCACTTTCTCACGCTGAAAACTTCCTTTATATGATGAGAGGAGAAAAACCTAGTGCTACAGATTCAAGAACAATGGACGTAGCAATGATTTTGCACATAGATCACGAAATGAACGCATCTACCTTCGCTTGCTTGGTAGTAGCTTCAACGCTTTCAGATCTTTATTCAGCTGTAACTGCAGGAATATCCGCATTAAAAGGACCTTTACACGGGGGAGCAAACGCAGAGGCTCTAAAGCAATTCATGGAAATAGGCAACAAGGATAAGGTAGAGGAATACATCCTTAAAAAACTTGAGTCTGGACAAAGGATAATGGGTTTCGGACATCGAATATACAAGGCTTACGATCCAAGGGCTAAAATCCTTAAGGAATACGCCAGGGCTTTAGCCAAGGAAAAGGGTAATACCGAACTTTTTGAGATTGCAGATAAAGTCGATGAGATAGGTTGTAAAATCCTTGGTAGGAAAAATATTTATCCTAACGTTGACTTTTATGCGGGATTAACGTTTTACTTCCTAGGTTTTGATCCAGATCTGTTTCCTACTGTTTTTGCTTCGTCTAGGATTGTAGGTTGGACTGCACACGTAATGGAGTACTTAAAGGATAATAAGCTGATTAGGCCTAAAGCCATATATAAGGGAGAAATAGGTAGAAAATACATTAGTATTGATAATAGAGAATAG
- a CDS encoding PIN domain-containing protein yields the protein MSSEKEEEKNEEIYLIDTDILFSKKYLNFREKKYRITSITLYEFIVIIRNKYIEMMKKGYKHRAEGYLNFLKLIKNEIKNSVVDVNKDDILKSINLIFEREINVGDAINVEIARKINALIVSNDKDYSRVKDLVKVITP from the coding sequence TTGAGCAGTGAGAAAGAAGAGGAGAAGAATGAGGAAATATATCTTATCGATACTGATATTCTATTTTCTAAGAAATATTTAAATTTTAGAGAAAAGAAGTATAGAATAACAAGTATAACATTATACGAATTTATAGTGATTATAAGAAACAAATATATAGAAATGATGAAGAAGGGATATAAACATAGAGCAGAAGGCTATCTAAATTTCCTAAAACTAATAAAGAATGAAATAAAAAATTCCGTGGTTGATGTTAATAAGGATGATATTTTGAAATCAATTAACTTAATATTCGAGAGAGAAATCAATGTAGGGGACGCGATAAATGTTGAGATTGCTAGAAAAATTAATGCATTAATTGTGAGTAACGACAAGGATTACAGCAGGGTAAAGGATTTAGTAAAGGTAATAACACCTTAA
- a CDS encoding DUF763 domain-containing protein, with the protein MEIEGIADLPLHTGHVPPWLVPIMRKLSRSILDIMLIEWGPQKVVERLSNPLWFQAFNNVIGMDWDSSGSTTVTLGILKDVVNPKVDGIAILGGKGKNALKVPYELHSLSFNIDADKLADVSRLVAKVDTTLVQDGHQLYHHSMLVTENGYWAIIQQGMNEETKFARRYHWKNTQNFVVEPQEAIAGKKGIAVNIIEKDRENTRRLVLDLLRQDPRKIINELQKAKAELKGQSTIESWINGASFVGMSKEAKIIYMRPLDERKIKPVLDKLYESNPENLEEAMLEGLGPSTAKALYLISDLIYNEPPSYNDPVNTPYDPFKYAYAIGGKDGIPYPVNRRVAEEVIVTLEDIIQKAKLESNEKKFSLNKLRGLNVGIKERS; encoded by the coding sequence ATGGAAATAGAAGGTATAGCAGATTTACCTTTGCACACAGGCCATGTACCTCCTTGGCTAGTACCTATAATGAGGAAACTATCTAGATCAATTTTAGATATAATGCTTATAGAATGGGGACCTCAGAAAGTCGTGGAAAGACTTTCAAATCCACTTTGGTTTCAGGCTTTTAATAACGTAATAGGCATGGATTGGGATTCCTCAGGGTCAACTACTGTTACGCTTGGAATACTGAAGGATGTTGTTAATCCTAAAGTTGATGGTATTGCGATACTTGGAGGAAAAGGTAAGAATGCGTTAAAAGTTCCATATGAGCTTCACTCTTTAAGCTTTAATATAGATGCAGATAAGCTCGCTGACGTAAGTAGGTTAGTTGCTAAAGTCGATACTACATTAGTCCAAGATGGACATCAGCTTTATCATCACTCAATGCTTGTTACGGAAAATGGATACTGGGCAATAATACAGCAGGGAATGAATGAGGAAACTAAGTTCGCTAGAAGGTATCACTGGAAGAATACACAAAATTTTGTTGTAGAGCCTCAAGAAGCGATAGCAGGTAAGAAAGGAATTGCAGTTAATATAATAGAGAAGGACAGAGAAAACACTAGAAGACTAGTTTTAGACTTGCTTAGGCAAGATCCTAGGAAAATTATAAATGAATTGCAAAAAGCTAAGGCAGAACTAAAGGGACAATCCACTATAGAGAGCTGGATTAACGGTGCGTCTTTTGTAGGAATGTCCAAGGAGGCAAAGATCATTTACATGAGACCTTTAGATGAGAGGAAAATTAAGCCTGTTCTAGATAAGCTGTATGAATCAAACCCAGAAAATTTAGAGGAAGCAATGCTTGAAGGATTAGGTCCTTCAACTGCTAAAGCACTTTATTTAATTTCTGATCTAATTTACAATGAGCCACCTTCATACAACGATCCAGTAAATACTCCTTATGACCCTTTTAAATATGCTTATGCAATAGGAGGTAAGGACGGAATTCCATATCCAGTAAATAGGAGAGTCGCAGAAGAAGTCATAGTGACCCTTGAGGACATAATACAGAAAGCTAAATTAGAGAGTAATGAAAAGAAATTCTCATTAAATAAATTGAGGGGTTTAAACGTTGGAATTAAGGAAAGGTCTTGA
- a CDS encoding peroxiredoxin: MVKVYQKFPDTQVLTTKGPIDFYKDIFGKGKWLFLYAHPADFTPVCTTEFAAFAQAQPEFEKLGVQLMGLSVDSIYSHIAWLNDIEQRYGVKINFPVIADPDKKLARMLDLVDENSGVTVRGVFIVDPEGTIRFLAQYPIEAGRKIEEMLRITKAVIVAYKAKVATPVNWEPGQDVVMGAPTTLDEAELRMKMPNAKAWYLVFKKYDELPANQRL, translated from the coding sequence ATGGTGAAAGTATACCAAAAGTTCCCTGATACTCAAGTATTAACAACAAAAGGACCAATAGACTTCTATAAAGACATCTTTGGGAAAGGAAAATGGTTATTCTTATATGCACATCCAGCAGACTTCACACCAGTTTGCACAACAGAGTTCGCAGCATTCGCACAAGCACAGCCAGAATTTGAGAAACTAGGAGTACAGTTAATGGGATTAAGCGTTGACAGCATTTATTCACACATTGCTTGGTTAAACGATATTGAGCAGAGATACGGTGTAAAGATAAACTTCCCAGTAATAGCAGATCCAGACAAGAAATTAGCAAGAATGTTAGATCTAGTTGATGAGAACTCTGGAGTAACAGTCAGAGGAGTCTTCATTGTTGACCCAGAAGGAACAATAAGATTCTTAGCACAATACCCAATAGAAGCAGGAAGAAAGATAGAAGAAATGTTAAGGATAACAAAGGCTGTAATAGTCGCATACAAGGCAAAGGTAGCAACACCAGTAAACTGGGAGCCAGGACAGGACGTAGTAATGGGAGCACCTACTACATTAGACGAAGCAGAATTAAGAATGAAGATGCCGAACGCAAAAGCATGGTACTTAGTATTCAAGAAGTACGACGAATTACCCGCAAATCAGAGATTATAA
- a CDS encoding metallophosphoesterase: MLIAATSDIHSPRYLNDFFIALRYLPQHVDLVLLAGDLADRGKFMHFDPVYNALKKFQVIAVFGNEDFREEREKYKEKYPEVMWLDDEKKEFGDLSIIGSEGVIREPTMWQKMKGINEEFYANRKKKIEEMLCSSSGFKILLTHYASTYKTVYGERPSAYPGLGDDLVEELQCKPNLAIHGHAHYAKVTFAKINDTKVYNVALPANKKFVIIEI, from the coding sequence ATGCTCATAGCTGCTACTTCGGATATTCACTCACCTAGGTATCTCAATGATTTCTTCATAGCATTAAGATATCTCCCACAACATGTTGATTTAGTATTACTAGCAGGAGATCTTGCAGATAGGGGAAAATTTATGCATTTTGATCCAGTTTATAATGCATTAAAAAAGTTTCAAGTGATAGCAGTTTTCGGTAACGAAGACTTTAGAGAAGAACGAGAAAAATATAAGGAAAAATATCCGGAAGTAATGTGGTTAGACGATGAGAAGAAAGAATTTGGAGATTTAAGTATTATAGGCAGTGAAGGAGTAATAAGGGAACCTACAATGTGGCAGAAAATGAAAGGGATAAACGAAGAATTTTATGCTAACAGAAAGAAGAAAATTGAAGAAATGCTCTGCTCCTCTTCAGGATTTAAAATTCTCCTTACCCATTATGCTTCAACTTACAAAACGGTTTACGGTGAAAGACCTTCTGCTTACCCAGGATTAGGAGATGATCTGGTAGAAGAACTACAGTGTAAGCCTAATTTGGCAATTCATGGTCATGCACATTACGCTAAAGTAACTTTTGCTAAAATAAATGATACGAAGGTTTATAATGTAGCGTTACCTGCAAACAAAAAATTCGTAATTATAGAAATATGA
- a CDS encoding KaiC domain-containing protein yields the protein MARLSTGIPDFDKLIEGGIPQGFFVAATGEPGTGKTIFSLSFIHEGLKEGDIGIYVTTEESRDSILRQAKQFNWDVESYLDKKLIIIDALMKEKEDEWSLEEVTPEEMVKKVIAAKQKLGYGRARLVIDSVSAFFLDKPAMARKISYYLKRVLYKWKFTIVATSQYAITTSQAFGFGVEHVADGIIRFRRVVKDGMLHRYVLIEKMRQTNHDKYVWEIDIVPGKGIVLLGKVQERKEDYALPKKVMDKIKEASKDEFQS from the coding sequence ATGGCTAGGTTGTCAACAGGAATACCAGACTTCGATAAGCTAATAGAGGGAGGTATACCTCAAGGATTCTTCGTCGCAGCAACAGGAGAGCCAGGAACTGGAAAGACTATCTTTTCCCTCAGTTTTATTCATGAGGGATTGAAAGAAGGTGACATAGGCATCTATGTGACTACAGAAGAAAGTAGGGATTCCATATTAAGACAAGCAAAGCAGTTCAACTGGGATGTGGAGAGTTACCTTGATAAGAAGTTAATAATAATTGATGCGCTCATGAAGGAGAAGGAGGATGAGTGGTCTTTAGAAGAGGTAACTCCAGAAGAAATGGTTAAGAAAGTAATTGCTGCAAAGCAGAAGTTAGGTTACGGTAGAGCTAGGTTAGTTATAGACTCCGTTTCAGCTTTCTTCTTAGATAAGCCCGCAATGGCAAGGAAAATAAGTTATTACTTAAAGAGAGTCCTTTATAAATGGAAGTTCACCATAGTAGCTACTTCTCAATATGCAATAACTACTTCTCAAGCTTTTGGTTTTGGAGTTGAACACGTTGCTGACGGTATAATAAGGTTTAGGAGAGTAGTTAAGGACGGAATGCTTCACCGTTACGTGCTAATAGAGAAAATGAGGCAGACTAATCACGATAAGTATGTTTGGGAAATTGATATAGTTCCAGGAAAGGGAATAGTCCTCCTAGGAAAGGTTCAAGAGAGGAAGGAGGATTACGCATTGCCTAAGAAAGTAATGGATAAGATAAAGGAAGCAAGTAAAGATGAATTCCAGAGTTAA
- a CDS encoding DUF3834 domain-containing protein yields MVTVLTPPGPVSYPIIASTMKRKDVKVVFEGDGEVKLNAIPLLERTDYVLVSRMLVITPSLGKRIAVWKKGSANHMLLDLVLKLYNHSAEVVFTDDPAEVYKLYKEGKVDSAVVTTAVSRDGLYFEDLLLAKDFNLPGICGAEGLNEDFESAYKEGIDLFKEDPEGTSEYVADNLPIYRPSLFIQSIFENSEFKVQRLEKPYVFRKA; encoded by the coding sequence ATGGTAACTGTTTTAACTCCTCCCGGTCCAGTTTCTTACCCAATAATAGCATCGACAATGAAGAGGAAAGACGTTAAGGTAGTTTTTGAAGGAGACGGAGAAGTTAAACTTAATGCAATCCCACTTCTAGAAAGGACTGACTACGTTTTGGTTTCTAGGATGTTGGTAATAACTCCCTCTTTGGGTAAAAGGATTGCTGTTTGGAAGAAGGGAAGTGCAAATCACATGCTTTTAGATTTAGTACTTAAGCTTTACAATCATTCGGCTGAAGTTGTATTTACTGACGACCCAGCAGAAGTTTACAAGCTCTACAAGGAAGGTAAGGTAGACTCTGCTGTTGTAACAACTGCAGTTAGCAGGGACGGACTTTATTTTGAGGACCTCCTTTTAGCAAAGGACTTTAATTTACCTGGCATTTGTGGTGCAGAAGGGTTAAATGAGGATTTTGAGAGCGCATACAAGGAAGGAATAGATCTATTTAAAGAAGACCCTGAAGGAACTTCTGAGTATGTAGCTGATAATTTGCCTATCTATAGACCTTCCTTGTTTATTCAGAGTATCTTCGAGAATTCTGAGTTCAAGGTTCAAAGATTGGAGAAACCTTATGTATTTAGAAAAGCTTAA
- a CDS encoding GMP synthase subunit A: protein MKVGLVYYGGQYNHLILKNLKYLGVDVEVVNINADLEYVKKFDCMVFSGGPYSVEEEIKKMGNSPLFVKDLSVPKLGICLGHQLLAYVLGGKVGKANMPEFGLARISVEDHDTILQGLKNEFNAWESHNDEVKEVPPGFSIIAHSESAKIEAMVNKDSSIFGVQFHPEVKHTENGIEIFKNYLAVCKK, encoded by the coding sequence GTGAAAGTAGGGCTGGTTTATTACGGTGGTCAATATAATCATCTTATATTAAAAAACTTGAAATACCTAGGCGTAGACGTGGAGGTAGTAAATATTAATGCCGACCTAGAGTACGTGAAGAAGTTCGACTGTATGGTATTCAGCGGAGGTCCTTACTCTGTCGAGGAGGAAATTAAAAAGATGGGTAATTCCCCACTATTCGTTAAAGATCTCAGTGTGCCAAAGTTAGGTATATGCTTAGGCCATCAACTTTTAGCTTACGTTTTAGGTGGAAAAGTAGGTAAAGCCAACATGCCTGAATTCGGATTAGCAAGAATATCTGTTGAGGACCACGACACTATCTTACAAGGCTTAAAGAATGAGTTTAATGCATGGGAAAGTCACAACGATGAAGTTAAGGAAGTTCCCCCCGGTTTTTCTATAATTGCTCACAGTGAAAGCGCAAAGATTGAAGCAATGGTTAATAAGGATTCCTCAATATTTGGAGTTCAGTTTCATCCAGAGGTTAAGCACACAGAGAACGGAATAGAGATATTTAAGAATTACTTGGCTGTATGTAAAAAGTAA
- a CDS encoding DHHA1 domain-containing protein encodes MDYYSIVHNDFDGTASAAVYARAVKSLPKNVWFTEPTKVHMLLNKLEPRGVYNIMIADLGLNESTFDKIVESCKNLIDQGVKIQWFDHHVWKDEWKSKLSEIGVEVHHDTSTCGAGVVHKVMNPDDEFSSKLASADCSVDIWLHDDPMGEKLRRIVESNKDYGWKKRLIETFYNGVLWNDEFQKMLEDQIDQELKGYQKLPKYYRVIEVNGVKVVVAIRWHGPPDISYAAQYLMTRTGAKVFVSANGKAVSFRSSTINVRLFAAKLGGGGHPLAAGASLKIPLIYRILRRIGLISPANRWVCNVVTKVINDVGFKEYQQKDITQH; translated from the coding sequence ATGGATTACTATTCAATAGTTCATAACGACTTTGACGGAACTGCTTCTGCAGCAGTTTATGCTAGAGCAGTAAAGTCTTTACCTAAGAATGTTTGGTTTACTGAGCCTACTAAAGTTCACATGTTACTAAATAAATTAGAGCCTAGAGGAGTATATAACATAATGATAGCAGACCTTGGACTTAATGAAAGCACTTTTGATAAAATTGTTGAAAGTTGTAAGAATTTGATAGACCAAGGAGTAAAAATACAGTGGTTCGACCATCATGTTTGGAAAGATGAATGGAAGTCAAAGCTTTCAGAAATTGGAGTAGAAGTTCATCACGATACTTCAACTTGCGGTGCAGGAGTAGTTCACAAGGTAATGAACCCTGACGATGAATTCTCCTCAAAACTTGCTTCAGCAGATTGCTCAGTGGATATTTGGCTTCATGACGACCCTATGGGAGAAAAGCTCAGAAGAATAGTTGAAAGCAATAAGGATTATGGGTGGAAGAAGAGGCTAATAGAGACCTTTTATAACGGAGTACTATGGAACGACGAATTTCAGAAAATGCTGGAAGATCAAATAGATCAAGAATTAAAGGGTTATCAAAAACTTCCTAAATATTATCGTGTAATAGAGGTTAACGGAGTGAAAGTTGTCGTGGCAATAAGGTGGCATGGGCCTCCAGATATAAGTTACGCTGCACAATACTTAATGACTCGGACTGGAGCTAAGGTCTTTGTTTCTGCAAACGGTAAAGCTGTTTCTTTCAGGAGTTCAACAATAAATGTAAGGCTCTTTGCCGCTAAATTAGGCGGTGGGGGACATCCTTTAGCTGCAGGGGCTTCTTTGAAGATTCCTTTAATTTACAGAATATTAAGGAGAATTGGATTAATATCCCCTGCAAACAGATGGGTTTGTAACGTAGTAACTAAGGTAATAAACGATGTTGGATTTAAAGAGTACCAACAAAAGGATATTACTCAACACTGA
- the crn1 gene encoding CRISPR-associated ring nuclease Crn1 produces MVKLVATLGTSPGGVFETYMNLKSGNYGGEPIDIKEVYIIRTSDKAVELAWKLVKAIFVCCGGKDVEITDIPLPINDIATKEDYEIFRKGLQGKISKGDYVDFTGGRKAMSVAAAISAIRNSAYVVTTIIPQNEYNRIQSLIKKLKEEEIEEAGKGKCVNKEIFCELISKDARTIVLI; encoded by the coding sequence ATGGTAAAGTTAGTAGCTACCTTAGGAACTTCCCCAGGAGGAGTTTTTGAAACTTATATGAATTTGAAGTCTGGAAATTACGGTGGTGAGCCGATAGATATTAAGGAAGTCTACATAATACGAACTTCTGATAAGGCAGTTGAATTAGCTTGGAAGCTGGTAAAGGCAATATTTGTTTGTTGTGGCGGTAAAGACGTTGAGATTACTGATATTCCTCTTCCTATAAATGATATTGCAACAAAGGAGGATTACGAGATTTTCAGAAAAGGATTACAAGGTAAAATATCGAAAGGCGACTACGTTGACTTTACTGGAGGTAGGAAAGCTATGAGCGTTGCAGCCGCAATAAGTGCAATAAGGAATTCTGCTTACGTAGTTACAACTATTATTCCTCAAAACGAATATAACAGAATACAGAGTTTAATAAAGAAATTGAAAGAAGAGGAGATAGAGGAAGCAGGAAAAGGCAAATGCGTTAATAAGGAAATATTTTGCGAATTAATATCTAAAGATGCTAGAACTATAGTATTAATATAA
- a CDS encoding endonuclease V gives MWEKEDYLLKFLILFQRLIAKNVNLTHLGLENVKTLCAVDVAYDKDEGYAVAVKQSDGKIEYKVTKGKVTFPYIPGFLFMREAPIMIKAIEGYQCDLLLVDGHGLAHPRKSGIATVIGVLLDTPTMGIAKSRLAGDIVEENGISYVVINGEKVGVKAGKYFYSPGNRVDLQDAIEMSKRSYPEILKIADKLSKQAKKDKNMSSD, from the coding sequence ATGTGGGAAAAAGAAGATTACCTACTTAAATTCCTTATACTCTTCCAAAGGTTAATAGCAAAAAACGTGAATTTAACTCACTTAGGCCTAGAAAATGTAAAGACGTTATGTGCAGTAGACGTAGCTTACGATAAAGATGAAGGTTACGCAGTTGCGGTTAAGCAAAGCGACGGTAAAATAGAATATAAAGTAACAAAAGGAAAAGTTACTTTCCCCTATATTCCAGGATTTTTATTCATGAGAGAAGCACCTATAATGATTAAGGCAATAGAAGGATATCAATGCGATTTATTGCTTGTTGACGGTCATGGTCTAGCACACCCAAGGAAGAGTGGAATAGCTACAGTAATTGGAGTACTCCTAGATACTCCTACAATGGGAATTGCTAAATCTAGACTTGCAGGAGACATAGTTGAAGAGAATGGGATATCTTACGTTGTTATTAATGGAGAAAAAGTTGGAGTAAAAGCAGGAAAGTATTTTTACAGTCCGGGAAATAGGGTCGACCTTCAAGACGCTATAGAAATGTCTAAGCGTAGCTATCCAGAGATCCTTAAGATAGCTGATAAACTTTCTAAGCAGGCGAAAAAGGATAAAAACATGAGTTCGGATTAA
- a CDS encoding dual specificity protein phosphatase family protein, which translates to MYWVRRGIIGGSCLPYSVDEIKKWKASGVKKVVILPEDWEIEEAWGSVDYYFSVLEENGLKFIHVPITDGYPPTEKQFEEIMEWLEGGGNLVHCVGGIGRTGTVLAGYLMITEGLNANEAVEDVRKYRSGAVQTLQQFEFLLSLEGKANVGKRRLPT; encoded by the coding sequence ATGTATTGGGTGAGGAGAGGCATCATAGGCGGATCCTGCTTACCTTATAGTGTAGATGAAATAAAGAAGTGGAAGGCAAGCGGAGTTAAGAAAGTTGTTATTCTACCGGAAGACTGGGAAATTGAGGAAGCTTGGGGTAGCGTAGATTATTATTTCTCAGTCCTAGAGGAGAACGGATTAAAGTTCATTCATGTTCCTATTACCGACGGATACCCACCTACAGAGAAACAATTTGAGGAGATTATGGAATGGTTAGAAGGAGGAGGAAACTTAGTCCATTGTGTTGGAGGAATAGGAAGGACTGGAACTGTACTAGCAGGTTATTTAATGATAACTGAAGGATTAAATGCAAATGAAGCCGTTGAAGATGTCAGGAAATATAGGAGCGGAGCAGTTCAGACGCTTCAACAATTTGAGTTCTTACTCTCATTAGAAGGTAAGGCTAATGTGGGAAAAAGAAGATTACCTACTTAA